The Ornithodoros turicata isolate Travis chromosome 7, ASM3712646v1, whole genome shotgun sequence genome includes a region encoding these proteins:
- the LOC135401774 gene encoding uncharacterized protein K02A2.6-like: protein MSGLPPPPFFLSTPGRPAMPWQSWRKTFENYVLAAGFESTAVARKAAILYHCLGTEGQRLFDLLPSPSADSEAPDSSQTDAYNSALQKLDLHYAVAANPIAERHRFRQRSQHYGESLDDFVIGLRKLANTCDFGSTSDLMIRDQIVESTNIPHLRDRLLLEGPSLTLARTVQIARQLEQVHRDVREFANTTENTVQRLFKKSTKKSVSNRQKTGPLKPRHTQAGSHCYRCGSSFHLANSPSCKARNQKCFSCGKVGHFAPVCRSTKPLQQLTSSQSPGEAEIFDTNPTVLQLHTREERKTGIYVTLNVEDRRMQFLIDTGSSVSVMCHDTYDSMFASQHPLQPATVRLLDFSKRHIPVLGCFPAQVAYKDKATCLVFYVVQDGTSLLGLDALTSLGINIDGMQLSCFNTATTSTPLPAELTEEFFQLFDGRPGLARNYVHRVTVRHNVAPVTSKLRRLPQTVREKVSEELRRLEADDIIERITASEWVSPIVVVKKKNGNIRLCVDLREANKAVVPDCFPLPHTEELLNALSGAKRFTKLDLASAYHQVLLHPESRDLTAFITHEGLFRFKRVCFGLASAPSAFQHMMSLVLQGCKGVLFYIDDIIIYGRTEEEHMQNVRAVLRRLASEGLKLNDKCLFNVSELPFLGHTVTSSGLLPQQTAVTAIEKAPPPKDLKSLRSFLGLAGYYSKFIPHYAEVVEPMRDLLRRKQPFAWTAAADQGFKQVKKLLVTCPNLTMFNPTLPVTVTTDASSYGLGAVLQQHDGSQLRTVAFGSRTLSEQERKYSVGEREALACLWACEYWHIYLWGRPFTLCTDHKALVTLLGSQGSGHRPLRISRWSARLFYYNFTVQYKKGAENCVADALSRLPLPAQDTSEEEVICIVSAVTKQEIQSATRSDPILQEVMQHVKNDSWPSSGSRSEDILPFYRCRAELSVMNELLLRGDRVIVPMALTSRFLELAHETHPGIVRTKQRLREQYWWPGMDKRVEQLVGSCNVCQSADKSAKTTVPPLHPVPFPTAPWSKLAIDIVGPFDHLPAHCKYAITLVDYHSKWPEIAFASSVTTSAITNFLKHVFSREGFPDEIVTDNGPQFVATEFKDFLHQRGIRHSNVSLYYPQANGLVERFNGVLKNIIQLSALESKPISPAVLEYLTVYRATPHATTGVPPAVLLHGRNLRTRLHIAGYNQTHLYSSTPQSAVLEERVKVRQSKQKVYTDNRRGSHARNYAVGDYVRVRNPRRQRKGTFRFSPPLKIIATRGPLSFLLEDGKVWHSSKFAPVAASSVSNRTWNPWFSVEFPAEPQPRPLDFTSAPVTSPLPALRRSTRNRRPPVRYEAT from the coding sequence ATGTCTGGTTTACCTCCACCGCCTTTCTTTCTGTCCACGCCTGGGAGGCCAGCAATGCCATGGCAGTCATGGCGGAAGACGTTCGAAAACTACGTGCTCGCCGCTGGTTTTGAGTCCACAGCAGTAGCCCGCAAGGCGGCAATCCTGTATCATTGCCTAGGCACTGAAGGTCAACGACTTTTCGACCTACTACCTTCGCCTTCAGCAGATTCAGAAGCTCCTGATTCTTCACAAACTGATGCGTACAATAGCGCTCTGCAGAAGTTGGATTTGCACTACGCAGTTGCAGCTAACCCTATCGCCGAACGTCATCGTTTCCGCCAGCGTAGCCAGCACTACGGCGAATCTCTTGATGATTTCGTCATTGGACTTCGGAAACTTGCAAATACCTGCGATTTCGGATCGACTTCGGATCTTATGATTCGTGACCAAATCGTTGAGTCTACAAACATTCCGCACTTACGTGATCGTCTACTTCTGGAAGGACCGTCGCTTACTTTGGCGAGAACAGTACAGATTGCACGCCAGCTAGAACAAGTTCACCGAGACGTAAGAGAGTTCGCGAATACTACTGAAAATACAGTTCAACGACTTTTCAAGAAAAGCACGAAGAAATCTGTCAGCAACCGACAGAAGACTGGACCGTTGAAGCCACGGCACACTCAAGCGGGATCTCACTGCTATCGTTGCGGGTCTTCCTTTCACCTCGCTAATTCGCCATCGTGTAAAGCACGAAACCAGAAATGTTTCTCCTGCGGCAAGGTAGGACATTTTGCTCCTGTATGCCGATCTACAAAACCTCTACAACAATTGACGTCATCGCAGTCGCCTGGAGAGGCAGAAATCTTCGACACAAACCCAACGGTGCTACAACTTCACACCCGGGAAGAGAGGAAAACTGGAATATACGTTACGCTGAACGTTGAAGACAGACGCATGCAGTTTTTGATCGACACAGGTTCTTCAGTGTCAGTTATGTGCCATGACACGTACGACTCCATGTTTGCGTCGCAGCATCCGTTACAGCCGGCAACTGTTCGCCTACTGGACTTCTCGAAACGCCATATTCCAGTACTGGGATGCTTTCCAGCGCAAGTAGCTTACAAAGATAAGGCGACGTGCCTCGTATTTTACGTTGTGCAGGATGGCACTTCACTTTTGGGTCTGGATGCACTTACGTCCTTAGGAATAAACATCGACGGCATGCAACTCTCATGTTTCAACACAGCTACAACTTCAACACCTTTGCCAGCGGAGCTCACAGAAGAATTCTTCCAACTTTTCGACGGCAGACCTGGTTTAGCAAGAAACTACGTGCACAGAGTCACAGTGCGTCACAATGTTGCGCCGGTGACGTCGAAGCTCCGACGTCTACCCCAAACTGTACGCgagaaagtgtctgaggaactTCGACGATTAGAAGCGGATGATATTATTGAAAGGATAACAGCATCTGAATGGGTGTCTCCGATCGTTGTTGTCAAGAAAAAGAATGGCAACATCCGTCTTTGCGTCGATCTTCGGGAGGCAAACAAGGCAGTAGTTCCagattgttttcctcttcctcacACAGAGGAACTCTTGAACGCTTTGTCTGGCGCCAAACGCTTCACGAAGCTTGATCTAGCTTCTGCATATCACCAAGTCCTACTCCACCCAGAGAGCCGCGACTTGACTGCTTTCATAACACACGAAGGACTTTTCCGTTTCAAACGAGTGTGTTTTGGCCTTGCTTCCGCACCGTCCGCTTTTCAGCACATGATGTCCCTGGTATTACAAGGTTGCAAAGGAGTACTATTTTACATTGATGATATCATCATTTACGGCCGAACGGAGGAAGAACACATGCAGAACGTCCGCGCCGTTTTACGACGCCTTGCTTCCGAGGGACTCAAACTCAACGACAAATGTCTGTTTAATGTCAGTGAATTACCTTTTTTGGGTCACACAGTCACTTCTTCGGGATTACTACCGCAACAGACAGCAGTTACCGCCATTGAAAAGGCACCACCTCCCAAGGACCTGAAGTCGCTTCGCTCATTCCTCGGGTTGGCTGGGTATTATTCAAAGTTCATACCCCATTATGCCGAAGTGGTAGAGCCGATGCGTGACCTGCTACGCCGAAAGCAGCCTTTTGCTTGGACTGCTGCTGCTGACCAAGGCTTCAAGCAAGTGAAGAAGCTTTTGGTGACCTGCCCGAATCTCACCATGTTCAATCCTACCCTTCCAGTGACCGTTACAACTGATGCCTCCTCGTACGGGTTGGGTGCAGTTCTTCAGCAGCACGATGGCTCACAGCTCCGAACCGTTGCATTTGGTTCACGTACACTATCGGAACAAGAACGAAAATACTCCGTGGGTGAACGCGAAGCCCTGGCATGCCTTTGGGCATGTGAATACTGGCATATATACCTGTGGGGTCGACCATTTACATTATGCACCGACCATAAGGCCTTGGTTACACTTCTTGGTTCGCAAGGTTCAGGGCATCGTCCTCTGCGCATTTCGAGGTGGTCTGCACGTTTGTTCTACTACAACTTCACCGTACAATACAAGAAAGGCGCCGAGAATTGTGTCGCCGATGCTCTTTCAAGACTTCCCTTGCCAGCGCAAGATACTTCGGAGGAAGAAGTAATTTGCATAGTGTCTGCAGTAACGAAGCAAGAGATACAAAGCGCCACACGCAGCGATCCCATATTGCAAGAGGTAATGCAGCACGTGAAGAATGACTCGTGGCCATCTTCAGGATCACGCTCCGAAGACATTCTTCCGTTTTATCGATGTCGTGCAGAACTTTCAGTCATGAACGAACTTTTGTTACGAGGTGATCGTGTGATTGTGCCCATGGCGTTGACAAGCCGTTTCCTGGAGCTCGCTCATGAGACTCATCCTGGGATTGTCCGCACAAAACAAAGACTCCGAGAGCAGTACTGGTGGCCTGGCATGGATAAACGAGTGGAACAACTCGTCGGCTCTTGCAACGTTTGTCAGTCTGCTGACAAATCAGCGAAAACAACTGTGCCACCACTGCACCCAGTCCCGTTCCCAACTGCGCCGTGGTCAAAACTTGCTATCGACATTGTTGGACCTTTCGACCATTTACCAGCTCATTGCAAGTACGCCATCACACTGGTAGATTACCACAGCAAATGGCCTGAGATTGCTTTCGCTTCATCAGTTACAACATCTGCGATTACTAACTTTCTTAAACACGTATTCAGCAGAGAAGgctttccggacgaaatcgttACTGACAATGGTCCTCAATTTGTTGCAACAGAATTCAAGGATTTTCTCCACCAGCGTGGCATTCGGCATTCCAACGTATCACTGTACTACCCTCAAGCAAACGGGTTGGTCGAAAGATTTAATGGTGTCTTGAAGAACATCATTCAACTATCCGCATTGGAGAGCAAGCCTATTTCTCCTGCGGTTCTGGAGTACCTCACAGTATACAGAGCAACACCGCATGCTACCACGGGGGTACCACCAGCAGTTCTACTTCATGGAAGAAATTTGCGAACACGCCTACACATCGCGGGTTATAACCAAACTCATCTCTACAGCTCAACACCGCAGAGTGCGGTACTTGAAGAACGCGTCAAGGTGAGGCAGTCCAAACAGAAAGTGTACACAGACAATCGTCGTGGGTCCCATGCAAGAAATTACGCTGTAGGTGACTATGTGCGTGTCCGTAATCCGCGTCGGCAACGGAAAGGTACTTTCCGATTCAGCCCTCCTCTGAAAATCATCGCTACACGAGGCCCTTTGTCCTTTCTTTTGGAGGACGGGAAGGTTTGGCATTCATCTAAATTTGCACCTGTGGCAGCATCCAGCGTCAGCAATCGCACATGGAACCCTTGGTTTTCCGTGGAATTTCCAGCAGAGCCCCAGCCTCGTCCCTTGGACTTTACATCTGCACCAGTGACTTCACCATTGCCTGCACTTCGACGCAGTACAAGGAATCGACGACCACCGGTTCGCTACGAGGCTACATGA